In one window of Dokdonia sp. PRO95 DNA:
- a CDS encoding AI-2E family transporter, with protein MKPLKAKIISIGILRAIGVVVGVLMVLWLLYTIQSVIVYLAVAAVLSLVGRPIVKFLRYSLKFSPTWASVVTILLLLTIIMGVLALFIPVVIDQSQHLSQINFDDVKVNINRLYGEIAAYFGINKMTIIQGVQEADFVKNFDFGIIPTFLNSIIGNLGAAGIGIFAIIFITFFFLKDNRLLVNSLLVFARRGNEGKFLRVFEKIKYLLSRYFIGLIIQVFTMFVLYGIILLSFGIDNALAIALFCAVLNLVPYIGPLVGGGVMLLLVTSSNINMDFRTVILPKLFWIFLCYGAAQMVDNFIIQPFVFGNSVKSHPLEIFLAIIIAGLLFGVFGMILAVPVYTALKVISKEFLSEYKIVQKLTQDL; from the coding sequence ATGAAACCACTCAAAGCAAAAATAATAAGCATAGGTATACTAAGAGCAATAGGCGTTGTGGTAGGCGTTCTTATGGTATTATGGTTATTATACACCATTCAAAGTGTTATTGTCTATCTCGCCGTAGCTGCTGTATTATCATTAGTAGGAAGACCTATTGTAAAGTTCTTGCGCTACTCACTTAAGTTTAGTCCCACTTGGGCATCTGTAGTCACCATTTTGTTACTTCTCACGATTATCATGGGCGTACTAGCCTTGTTTATACCTGTGGTGATTGATCAAAGTCAGCATCTTAGTCAGATTAATTTTGATGATGTAAAGGTCAATATCAACAGACTATATGGAGAGATTGCAGCTTATTTTGGTATTAATAAAATGACCATCATACAAGGCGTACAAGAAGCCGACTTTGTCAAGAATTTTGATTTTGGGATTATCCCAACATTTTTAAACAGTATTATCGGAAACCTAGGAGCTGCTGGAATAGGAATTTTTGCCATAATTTTTATCACTTTCTTTTTCTTAAAAGACAATAGACTCTTAGTAAACAGCCTGTTAGTTTTTGCTAGAAGAGGTAATGAAGGCAAGTTTTTACGTGTTTTTGAAAAGATTAAATACTTACTTTCTCGCTATTTCATCGGCCTAATTATACAGGTGTTTACCATGTTTGTGCTCTATGGGATTATCTTGCTTTCCTTTGGGATAGACAATGCACTTGCAATCGCGCTATTTTGTGCGGTTTTGAACCTAGTTCCTTATATCGGTCCGCTGGTAGGTGGTGGTGTGATGCTATTACTTGTGACATCTAGCAATATCAATATGGATTTTAGAACTGTCATATTACCCAAGTTATTTTGGATTTTCTTATGCTATGGAGCTGCACAAATGGTAGATAACTTTATCATACAACCTTTTGTTTTTGGCAATAGTGTAAAATCACATCCATTAGAAATATTTCTTGCTATCATCATTGCAGGATTATTGTTTGGGGTATTTGGGATGATTCTTGCCGTACCTGTATACACTGCACTTAAAGTGATTTCTAAGGAATTTTTAAGTGAGTATAAAATTGTTCAAAAACTTACACAAGACTTGTAA
- a CDS encoding class I SAM-dependent methyltransferase: MNTMLLDPEVRDYLQLHEQTPLHSFILKGSPFKEISVQELAQQLEGKRKAKGKLPLWHETDGILFPPKLNLEQTSSQATARYKSSLMIGDHIVDGTGGFGIDAFYFAQISKQVTHIEMNGELSAFAKRNAITLQQNNIDFIVGDSIEFFSNTEQKFDTLFLDPGRRTDAKGKVFMLKDCLPNVPLYKNLLLSKCDSLWIKTAPLLDISAGLEELQHVAEIHIVALKNEVKELLWKLSSKKMSIPQVTVVNLDSEDPLLEFDYTAIFESTPTYAAPQTYLYEPNAALMKSGAFHWVCDHFKVDKLHEHSHLYTSAELKEFAGRRFEILEVLPYSKKVAKELQINKANITTRNFPMKVEDIRKKLKIKDGGEVYLFFTTLENSELVVIKTSKI, encoded by the coding sequence ATGAACACCATGCTTTTAGATCCTGAAGTGCGTGATTATTTACAGCTTCATGAACAAACACCACTTCACTCATTCATTCTCAAGGGTAGTCCGTTTAAAGAAATAAGCGTTCAAGAACTAGCGCAACAGCTAGAAGGTAAACGTAAAGCAAAGGGAAAATTACCGCTGTGGCATGAGACAGATGGTATTTTATTCCCACCTAAACTCAACCTAGAACAAACGTCATCACAAGCTACAGCTCGCTACAAATCGAGTCTTATGATAGGTGACCATATTGTAGATGGTACTGGAGGGTTTGGTATAGATGCATTTTACTTTGCTCAAATTTCAAAGCAGGTAACGCACATAGAAATGAACGGCGAACTTTCCGCTTTCGCGAAAAGAAATGCGATTACACTTCAACAAAATAATATTGATTTTATAGTAGGTGATTCCATAGAATTCTTTTCTAATACTGAGCAGAAATTTGACACCCTTTTTTTAGATCCTGGAAGACGTACAGACGCAAAAGGAAAGGTATTTATGCTCAAAGATTGCCTACCTAATGTTCCTTTGTACAAAAATCTATTACTCTCTAAGTGTGATAGCTTATGGATTAAAACGGCGCCCTTACTAGATATTTCGGCGGGGCTAGAAGAACTACAACATGTTGCCGAAATTCATATCGTTGCACTTAAAAACGAGGTAAAAGAATTACTGTGGAAGCTATCGTCTAAAAAAATGAGTATTCCTCAAGTTACCGTTGTTAACTTAGACTCAGAAGATCCTCTACTTGAATTTGATTATACCGCAATTTTTGAATCTACTCCCACATATGCAGCACCTCAAACATATTTGTATGAGCCTAATGCTGCACTTATGAAAAGCGGAGCTTTTCATTGGGTTTGTGATCATTTTAAGGTAGATAAACTACATGAACACTCACACCTCTACACATCGGCAGAGTTAAAAGAATTTGCTGGAAGACGCTTTGAAATTTTAGAGGTACTACCCTACTCAAAGAAAGTAGCAAAAGAGTTACAAATCAATAAGGCAAATATCACCACCCGTAATTTTCCTATGAAGGTAGAAGATATACGCAAGAAGCTTAAGATTAAAGATGGAGGTGAGGTTTACTTATTTTTTACAACGCTTGAAAACAGTGAGCTCGTTGTTATAAAAACAAGTAAAATTTAA
- a CDS encoding DUF1456 family protein, which produces MALTNNDIFKKLRVALQLRDDEIIEICKLVEFQVSKSELGAIFRKPDHPKYMECGDQFLRNFLNGLVIHKRGPMPPKKK; this is translated from the coding sequence ATGGCTCTTACAAACAATGATATCTTTAAAAAATTACGTGTAGCGCTTCAATTGCGCGATGATGAAATAATTGAGATATGTAAGCTCGTAGAATTCCAAGTTTCTAAGAGCGAATTAGGAGCTATTTTTAGAAAACCAGATCACCCGAAGTACATGGAATGTGGTGACCAGTTTTTACGTAATTTTTTAAACGGTCTAGTGATACACAAGCGTGGACCGATGCCTCCTAAGAAGAAGTAA
- a CDS encoding cold shock domain-containing protein, giving the protein MHKGTVKFFNDTKGFGFINEEEANQEHFVHVTGLIDEVREGDAVEFELKEGKKGLNAVNVRVID; this is encoded by the coding sequence ATGCACAAAGGAACAGTAAAATTCTTCAACGACACTAAAGGTTTTGGATTTATCAATGAAGAAGAAGCAAACCAAGAGCACTTCGTACACGTAACAGGACTTATCGACGAGGTAAGAGAAGGTGACGCTGTTGAGTTTGAATTAAAAGAAGGTAAAAAAGGATTAAATGCAGTAAACGTCAGAGTAATTGACTAA
- the rluF gene encoding 23S rRNA pseudouridine(2604) synthase RluF, producing the protein MEERKQTRINKYLSEVGYCSRRAADKLIEQGRVTINGKIPEMGTKITQGDEVRVNGQLISATTEKPVYIAFNKPVGIVCTTDTRVEKDNIIDYINYPSRIFPIGRLDKPSEGLIFLTDDGDIVNKILRARNNHEKEYEVWVDKPITPSFIQQMGNGVPILDTVTRTCHVEQLSRFSFKIILTQGLNRQIRRMCEALDYEVTRLKRNRIMNISLDVEEGKWRYITDEEMAEIHRLVADSAKTHAEKNPEPKFKNLRSSRNR; encoded by the coding sequence ATGGAAGAAAGAAAACAAACCCGCATAAATAAATATCTAAGTGAAGTAGGTTACTGCTCCCGCCGCGCTGCCGATAAATTAATTGAGCAAGGACGTGTGACCATAAATGGCAAAATCCCAGAAATGGGTACAAAAATCACTCAAGGTGACGAAGTGCGTGTAAATGGCCAACTTATCTCTGCCACCACAGAAAAACCCGTTTACATAGCGTTTAATAAGCCTGTGGGTATTGTTTGCACAACTGATACACGTGTAGAGAAAGATAATATTATTGATTATATTAATTACCCTAGTCGCATTTTTCCAATAGGTAGACTAGACAAACCTTCTGAGGGGCTTATATTTCTTACTGATGATGGCGATATTGTAAATAAAATATTGCGCGCTCGCAATAACCACGAGAAGGAATATGAAGTGTGGGTAGATAAGCCTATCACACCCTCGTTTATACAGCAAATGGGCAACGGTGTACCTATACTAGACACGGTAACCCGCACTTGTCATGTGGAGCAGTTAAGTAGATTTTCTTTTAAAATTATACTCACACAAGGTCTTAACAGGCAAATACGTAGAATGTGTGAAGCACTAGATTATGAAGTTACTCGCTTAAAGCGAAATAGAATAATGAATATATCCTTAGATGTAGAAGAAGGAAAATGGCGCTATATCACTGACGAGGAAATGGCCGAAATACATAGACTCGTAGCAGACTCTGCTAAAACTCATGCCGAAAAAAATCCAGAACCTAAATTTAAGAATCTAAGAAGTTCTAGAAACAGATAA
- a CDS encoding SIMPL domain-containing protein (The SIMPL domain is named for its presence in mouse protein SIMPL (signalling molecule that associates with mouse pelle-like kinase). Bacterial member BP26, from Brucella, was shown to assemble into a channel-like structure, while YggE from E. coli has been associated with resistance to oxidative stress.), giving the protein MKYITALILLITMSISAQNNTMQPLVNVTGEGIVKVVPDGVNIRVRVENQGKEAKQVKAENDQAIDNVIKFLRSQGIDSKYVQTEYINLNKNYDYNSKTYNYNANQTLTIKLKELKMYEGVMAGLLNSGINRIDNVQFTSSQMDALKADARVKAIKNAKDKATAYAGALGQTIGKAVQISEQGSASPQPPMYKARMMSMEMDNAAGGETIAPGELTITTKISVSFELK; this is encoded by the coding sequence ATGAAATATATAACCGCATTAATTCTATTAATCACAATGTCTATATCTGCTCAAAACAACACAATGCAACCCCTAGTAAACGTTACCGGTGAAGGAATTGTTAAGGTAGTGCCAGACGGTGTAAACATACGCGTGCGCGTAGAAAATCAAGGAAAGGAAGCAAAACAAGTAAAAGCAGAAAACGATCAAGCTATAGATAATGTTATAAAGTTCTTACGTAGTCAAGGTATAGATAGTAAGTATGTACAAACAGAATACATAAACCTTAATAAAAACTATGATTATAACAGTAAGACCTACAACTATAATGCAAACCAAACACTTACCATAAAACTCAAGGAGTTAAAGATGTATGAAGGTGTAATGGCAGGACTTCTTAATTCTGGTATTAATCGTATAGATAACGTACAGTTTACCTCTTCACAGATGGATGCTCTCAAGGCAGATGCTCGTGTGAAAGCAATCAAAAATGCCAAAGATAAGGCCACTGCATATGCTGGTGCTTTAGGTCAAACTATAGGTAAAGCAGTACAAATAAGTGAGCAAGGTAGTGCTTCACCACAACCACCTATGTACAAGGCTAGAATGATGTCTATGGAGATGGATAACGCCGCAGGAGGGGAGACCATCGCTCCAGGAGAGCTTACAATCACTACAAAAATCTCTGTAAGTTTTGAATTAAAATAA
- a CDS encoding rhomboid family intramembrane serine protease has protein sequence MADLHPVTIAIILANVLFSMSGFKNYSMFEKYKFNVGAIRRGEQVRMVSSAFLHANTQHLLFNMLTLYFFANAVIYTIGVPRFLLVYVSSLLLGNLLSYFLHKDEYHYSAVGASGAVMGVVYAGILLNPRLEIYFMPGWVFGVGYMIYSIYGMVKRNDNIGHDAHFGGAIAGYVIAIISAPILLEERLLIVIALALPIIAFFILFKLGKI, from the coding sequence ATGGCGGATTTACATCCAGTTACAATTGCAATTATCTTAGCAAATGTCCTATTCTCTATGAGTGGTTTTAAAAACTACTCAATGTTTGAGAAATATAAATTTAACGTAGGAGCTATACGTAGAGGAGAGCAAGTACGTATGGTATCTTCTGCCTTTTTACACGCAAACACGCAGCACTTATTATTTAATATGCTCACGCTATATTTCTTTGCAAATGCTGTTATCTACACTATAGGCGTACCTAGATTTTTACTTGTGTATGTTTCTAGTTTACTATTAGGAAATTTACTTTCTTATTTTCTACATAAAGATGAGTATCACTACTCTGCAGTAGGAGCTAGTGGCGCAGTAATGGGGGTAGTGTATGCTGGGATACTTCTCAATCCAAGGTTAGAAATTTACTTTATGCCAGGTTGGGTATTTGGGGTGGGGTATATGATTTACTCTATTTATGGTATGGTGAAGCGTAATGATAATATAGGGCACGATGCCCATTTTGGGGGAGCTATTGCTGGATATGTAATTGCAATTATCTCTGCGCCTATACTTCTAGAAGAGCGACTTTTAATAGTTATTGCCCTAGCTTTACCTATTATTGCTTTCTTTATTCTTTTTAAATTAGGAAAGATTTAA